A genome region from Flavobacterium sp. CFS9 includes the following:
- a CDS encoding heavy-metal-associated domain-containing protein, whose protein sequence is MNSITKLLMAMSLLLSVTFASAQIKNKTTEKVKVNGNCSMCKKVIETAANVNKEAKVIWNEDTKMATITYDAQKTNLDTILKRIADAGYDNEKFKAPNAVYDELHGCCQYDREPSDKKPTSSSSHH, encoded by the coding sequence ATGAACTCAATAACAAAATTATTGATGGCAATGTCTCTCTTGCTATCCGTTACTTTCGCCAGCGCTCAAATCAAAAATAAAACAACTGAAAAAGTAAAAGTCAACGGTAACTGCAGCATGTGCAAAAAAGTGATCGAAACTGCCGCAAACGTTAATAAAGAAGCCAAAGTAATCTGGAACGAAGACACTAAAATGGCTACTATTACTTACGATGCTCAAAAGACAAATCTTGACACCATTCTAAAACGCATCGCAGATGCAGGATACGACAACGAAAAATTTAAAGCTCCAAATGCCGTTTACGACGAACTGCACGGATGTTGTCAATACGACAGAGAACCAAGCGATAAAAAACCAACTAGTTCGTCGTCACATCATTAA